The Daphnia carinata strain CSIRO-1 chromosome 9, CSIRO_AGI_Dcar_HiC_V3, whole genome shotgun sequence nucleotide sequence TCGAAATCCATTAAATTATTGGCCGTATCAAAGGATAGAGGTCTGAAGAAGCAGTCGATCAGCAGAGACCATCGAGATAGAATTCTTCGTCGGACGTTTCTAGCGCCATTAGTCAAATGTAGATTAGTCTGATGATCCAAAGTGCTGTTAGTGGTCATCATGTTGTGATTGCCGTTTCGATGATTTAAGCGATGCACGATCCAGCTTACGGCAaggttgtaaataaaaaaggtgACCACCAACAAGACTGGATAGGACTGAAGGGCGATCCATATCTGCTGCATTTGGTGgagaatcgaagaaaagggcAGTTGCTCGACGTCGACCTCAATTATATCGGGCGAACAATTACCCTCGAAATGGGACCAGAGCTGGAAAACTGCCCACAACAATCCCCATTTGAGGTTGGACCGCCCTACGCGGTATAGGATGCGAAGAAGGAATCTCCAAGGCTTAGTGCGACGGCTGAGAAAAATGTCTAGGATGGTGAAGGCGTTTATGACCATGAAACTGACTTTGAGTAAGTCGCTTTTTAATATCACTAGAACGTTAACTGTTGGCAACGAAaccaaaagtttttctttcacgggcAAGACGCTGCTACAGCCAGAAACATTGAAATCGGTGTTTTCCTCCAGGCATGATTCGTTGTCATTACCATGGATTGCGTAAACTAAACAGGATTTTGAATAGTTCGACTGAGAATCGCAAAATCGGCCATGGACATCtacattaataaaaaaaaaaaggattaaaaCGTTTATATAAACTATGTTAAATGGCATTCAAACTTAGAATAGCAATAGATTTTATCGCATGTACGCAAACCATTTTGGGGCGGCACGAGATGGTTAGAAAGTGACACAAGCGCATAGCGGTTTTTTGTTACGACATAGAAGAACTTTCTTCTTTGGAGAAGAATGAAATTGAAACCCGCAGGATCCTACGTTGTTGACAATCAAATAACGTAACGTGCAAtgttatttccttttttttcccacgcTACGGTTACTTTTCTTCCATGTCAAGCATAACAAACTATTTCGCCTGAACTATTCGGTGCATGAAGAACAATCGAACGAGAAAACGCAATCTAAATGACAATAATCCTTTTACGGATAGGACTTCAGAAAACGTTGAATAACACcctgaaaaaagaattcttccaTTCCTTGTGGCATCTTAAAGGCGGTATTATAGTAGAAGATGACTAGCTCAGGAGTACCAGTTGCGTCAGGCGTGTTCGTGGTtcaaaaagcaattttttcttctcactTATTTCGCTTAGTCATGGTGATTTGAAAACACTgctgttgttttcttcaaacGCGAATGACGCaatcgattttcattttctatctGCACACGGAGAATAAAAAGTTCCCTGTGCAATTTCTTATAAAATGTTCTGGTATGGTAAAATACacatgaaataaaattaactgCAAGTTTTTTACATATATcaaacccccctccccccccaaaaaaatagctaaaaagaaaaactagttTTTAAAGGGATGCcaaattgaatattcaaccTGTGACAAATCATACTACCTTGTTAATACAATACCAATAGCCTTTGTCTACACGCCGGTTATTGTTTGATTCTAAATGAAAAGAGCTAAGCAATAGGATACACAATAGACATAAAAGTTTGAACAGGTAGTAGAAACAGAATTTCAAAAGATGTTTGTTTCGTGCACTTTTTAACATTCACGTTTCATTCGTGAAcagcaatttttgtttctcagGATGTAAGGTATATTACGATTTATCAAACGGTTTTCTCGTTTCTATTtaggaaagaacaaaaaaagaaagctttcAAACCATGAACACTGTAAAGAAGATGAATTACTCTTGCCGCTTATCTTAGATCTCTTTGAAAGCCGTTACCCCATTTAACAGTTTATTTCTAAAACACTTTTTTGAACTAGTCCATTGCTGAAGATGATGCGATAGTGTCATATTACCGTTAACTCCCATATGCTGGCAGATCACCATATAATATTAGCAGACTACACAGAGACTACTGTCACtcactaaaaaaattattaacaaaagaaagttggACGAGCATGACTGACGTCGACTCAGTCTGGCCACTACGCTCGATGTGACGTTTTGGCAAGAATGTATTGGTATTCGAGACAAAGAACAATAAATCGCGCGCTAATGCATTCCAAtcgagtttgtttttgttttctcaactCTGGTGGCGATGATTTATACCACACAAAATCCTCTGTGTGGTATTACCTATTTGCTGTCAAGAAACCAGTTGAATATTTTTAGTTTGCCAGAGTTAGAATGTTCTAACATCCGGCGTGTTTGGCTGTCATATAGAGATATAGCTACCCGAAAAATCTTATGATAAATCTCTAATTCTATTTCTTGAACACTACATTTCAGTTtgtcaagaaaagaaaggacagTTACAATGACAAGATAAGAGCAAAAACTTATCACTGTTTCTCAGAAAACGCAAggcctttcttttctattaCCAAATCAAGAAAGTTAGGTCTGCATCCGCTGCATTATTTAGTCCACACGCAACGAAGTAAACGCTAATGCTGTTGTTTATGAAAAAACGACGTGGCAACCGATGtcagttgaaaacaaaagtgagggaaagtaaaacaacaaaaaacaacaggaaTTCGACGTAACGCCTCGTGGGCCTCAGTTACTTACGCATGTAACACCTGCCAGACTGAACGATGAACAAATAGAAACTGGGTCAAGGCTGGCTGACCAAATCGAAATGTGACAGTAATGTTCAACAACAGCACACACAGCCTTCCCACCACCAGAATTTACAAAGAGGCAGCAGCCAGTGCAAAGCCTGGGGAGTAGGGCATACCACTTTTCCTTTTGCGCGCTTTCTCCCCCAAGCATGGATCGGACCTACTTACCGCTCAGAAAGGCTCTCCATGATCAAGCAGCCCCTCTTCTTTAAGTACCTGTTGAAATTTCACTTTCACTTTCGGTTTCAAGCggcaccaaaaaaaagaaaaaaaagcgtgtTTCAAGAACGCCTTTCCCACAGTATCGACGTGgatgaagaaataaattcACGTCACCTTTGGCAGCAAGGGCAACAACTGGTAATTAAGATCTGGATGTGATTATTGAAGTTTGTAAAAAACGGATTTCCGACGCATGAAAACGTATTCACAAcgcaaaaaatagaaaaccaacTAACAAAGAGAAACATTACCGATATCAAGACGACTGCAAACGAATTGACTTTTGATGGTGGACGTTTGTTGATACCAAAACACTGAACGGCAATAAGCAAAGACGAAAAAACTTAATAAGAAGCAACGTAAGACTTTCGATGCCATTGCAGGACTATGATCACATAACACCGTTGGTTATCACACTACATGATCTACAATCGCCAGCACACGGGTTTCTTATCGAAGCCGGGAGAAAACAGCAGATGTGGGCGAAGTTCGCACGCCAAAGCGAACTCGTTTGCCACAGTCGTGGATCACTGACAACAAACGACACTTCTTTTTTAGAAGGAACACACCACGACAGTAACGTAGGCTACGAGAGCTGAAACGGTAATGTAAGCTAGTGGACGGGCCACGGGCTATGAAAAACACAAGTGAAAGTTTTCTCCCTCTCTATACCAAGGCTCTATTCTATCCGGTCTCGACCTCGAtttcttaacattttttttcagttttgtgCTAGGGTAGAATGCTATCTTTGTCTCTTTCCGAATAGGTTGAAGCCGATGATCGTCGCCGCCACCTGGATTTATACTTGGATGATTACTGAACCTATTCCGTCTCATGCTatgcttcttcttccttgttttgttctgGAAAAATACCCTTTAGCTCTTCCCCGAGACCCTTTGGCCATGTCAGGTAAATTCCCTTTGTTTGCCTTCTATCGGTATGCGTCAAGCAAAGTGATGGCCACATAAAATCACAAGACACGAAATGTCCCTAAAGAGGTCTTTCGTCACCAAAAACAACAGTCAACATGGTTGGTGCAAGACCTTGTCCCTGCGGAACAAGTCGAATTGACCTCGGATAAGAGCTCATCATACCTGATGTTTGTAAAGTACGTTTACATAGGAGTTCTCTGTCAAACTTtccaagtttcttttctttttcttttaactggtTTTACGCTGAAACTTGTTTCCAGTTAGAAACGCGATTTCACATAAGGGagaagacataaaaaaatatgcattttttgttcgtctACTCCCGAAAAACTAGTGTCCGTTCAGAGTGAAATCCAGCCAAGAACGTAGCCGTGCACGTACCAATGTATCAGCAATTTGGCTTTTCTAAAATACCTCACATATGTCGGAATCTTCAAGAAGACGCTTACCTTTCTCTGCGTAGATTCTCGTTGCCGCCTTATTTCGTATTCAAGGTTATTAACGTGCAGCAAAGGAAATGCTGCGCAGATAGAAAAAACTGTTAAACATCTCACTGGCATAcgaaatgaatatttaaaaaagaatgaaacttTAGTTTGAGGTATAGAGAGCACTGTGGAAAACTCTAGTAGAATAAACTAATAAACTTGTTTGGTGAGATAAAAACGTGTAAAACAGAAGTGAGACGGGTTTTTGTTCGTGATTTTATCGTTTTCGCTCTTGGAAAACAAAACCGGATAAATACATGCAACAAGTGAAACTGTACGATCACACCACCAAGATCTTCTTGGTAAGAATATCTCGTTCCAGCAGTGCATTTATGGTGGAGCTATATGTTAGAAGGAAGTGTTAAATGTACTTGGGTATTTTTACAAAGTCGCAACGATGAAAATAAGCTTTTAATCGTGATTTTCAAGGCGTTTAAAACGTGTGTGAAAGGGAATAAAGAATACGTTGTTAGGCGGTCTACTATGATTACTTCGTTCACATGTAGATGTACAAATAGTACGTAAGGAACCTAAAATGATGAAtcgaaaaatgtagaaaaatctgaaatattaggaaaacaCGTCGAGGCTGCAAAGAATTTGGGAAATTCGCATGTGAAACTCATGAGTGAATTTTGTT carries:
- the LOC130689207 gene encoding E3 ubiquitin-protein ligase RNF103-like isoform X2, which translates into the protein MVICQHMGVNDVHGRFCDSQSNYSKSCLVYAIHGNDNESCLEENTDFNVSGCSSVLPVKEKLLVSLPTVNVLVILKSDLLKVSFMVINAFTILDIFLSRRTKPWRFLLRILYRVGRSNLKWGLLWAVFQLWSHFEGNCSPDIIEVDVEQLPFSSILHQMQQIWIALQSYPVLLVVTFFIYNLAVSWIVHRLNHRNGNHNMMTTNSTLDHQTNLHLTNGARNVRRRILSRWSLLIDCFFRPLSFDTANNLMDFELDENVEQLIERLALPNLWLTPTVPTDYLNYLPVWRFECWSQTAEGPIGTEWQMPTSAMSSNYSESTPVDNRCSLSNFLWNDNQTPPNMKWIPSADCAICLDKYRTTVDVCGLPCGHQFHHNCIMVWLQRDNHHCPICRWPAYQNKYLST
- the LOC130689207 gene encoding E3 ubiquitin-protein ligase RNF103-like isoform X1 is translated as MASKVLRCFLLSFFVFAYCRSVFWYQQTSTIKSQFVCSRLDIDVHGRFCDSQSNYSKSCLVYAIHGNDNESCLEENTDFNVSGCSSVLPVKEKLLVSLPTVNVLVILKSDLLKVSFMVINAFTILDIFLSRRTKPWRFLLRILYRVGRSNLKWGLLWAVFQLWSHFEGNCSPDIIEVDVEQLPFSSILHQMQQIWIALQSYPVLLVVTFFIYNLAVSWIVHRLNHRNGNHNMMTTNSTLDHQTNLHLTNGARNVRRRILSRWSLLIDCFFRPLSFDTANNLMDFELDENVEQLIERLALPNLWLTPTVPTDYLNYLPVWRFECWSQTAEGPIGTEWQMPTSAMSSNYSESTPVDNRCSLSNFLWNDNQTPPNMKWIPSADCAICLDKYRTTVDVCGLPCGHQFHHNCIMVWLQRDNHHCPICRWPAYQNKYLST